One genomic region from Spirulina subsalsa PCC 9445 encodes:
- a CDS encoding DNA glycosylase AlkZ-like family protein: MTPQLPTQESLTVEFKSDRNKLSDRDLIEAITCLANTEGGELWLGVEDDGTPTGLHSSRSQLNYLVGLVAARTAPSLSVQVEAITLESITVARLQIPQARGEIATSNGVYLRRRLKPDGTPECVPILPHDRISRASRFGLTDVSAQPVAESTLQDFDPLERDRLRQCIQSYGGDRPLLELDDEALDGALGFTRRQPDGSRIPTLTGLLLIGRETALRELVPTHEFAFQVLAQEAVRFNEFRRFPLLKALDWLETNFRPYNPEQEIQIGLFRVPIPKVDMSAFREAIANALIHRDYHQLGAVHVRLEDEALSVSNPGGLVEGVTLANLLTTEPRPRNRCLADAMKRIGIVERSGRGIDSIYRGLLRFGRPAPDYSDTSNTSVVLHLATADADLDFLRLVVEEENRQRKPLPIDSLIVLATLREAKRLSAAQLAIAIHRTPSQARKTLEVLNELGLIQAHGANRSRNYTLAPSVYQAIGHKAEYTRQVGFSNLQNEQLVLNYTAQHGQIKRSDVMELCRLTKDRASRLLKKLRDRGHLVQYGKLRGTFYKLPPD, translated from the coding sequence GTGACTCCTCAACTTCCCACCCAGGAAAGCCTCACCGTCGAATTTAAAAGCGACAGAAACAAACTGTCAGATCGGGATTTAATCGAAGCCATTACCTGCCTTGCCAACACCGAAGGCGGCGAACTCTGGCTAGGTGTAGAAGACGATGGCACCCCCACTGGACTCCACTCCAGCCGTTCACAACTTAACTATTTAGTGGGTCTTGTGGCAGCGCGAACCGCCCCCTCTCTCTCTGTTCAAGTCGAAGCCATTACCCTAGAGAGCATAACCGTCGCCCGCCTCCAAATCCCCCAAGCCAGAGGAGAAATTGCCACCAGTAACGGCGTGTATTTACGTCGTCGCCTCAAACCGGACGGAACCCCCGAATGTGTTCCTATCTTGCCCCACGACCGCATTAGTCGCGCCAGTCGCTTTGGTCTGACCGATGTATCCGCCCAACCCGTTGCCGAGAGTACCTTACAAGACTTTGACCCCTTAGAACGAGATCGGTTGCGTCAGTGCATCCAAAGCTACGGAGGAGATCGCCCCTTACTCGAACTCGACGACGAAGCACTGGATGGAGCCTTGGGCTTCACCCGCCGCCAACCCGATGGCAGTCGCATCCCCACCCTCACCGGGCTGCTCCTTATCGGTCGAGAAACCGCCCTTCGGGAGTTAGTTCCGACCCATGAATTCGCCTTTCAAGTCTTGGCACAGGAAGCCGTGCGATTTAACGAATTTCGACGCTTTCCCCTCCTCAAAGCCCTCGACTGGCTCGAAACCAACTTTCGCCCCTACAACCCCGAACAAGAAATTCAAATCGGGTTGTTTCGCGTCCCTATTCCTAAAGTGGATATGAGCGCATTTCGGGAAGCGATCGCCAACGCCCTCATCCATCGCGACTATCACCAACTCGGGGCCGTCCATGTCCGCCTCGAAGACGAAGCCCTGAGCGTCAGTAACCCCGGCGGTTTGGTCGAAGGAGTCACCCTCGCCAATTTGCTCACCACCGAACCGCGCCCCCGTAATCGCTGCCTAGCGGATGCCATGAAACGGATCGGCATCGTAGAACGATCCGGACGCGGCATTGATAGCATCTATCGCGGACTGCTACGGTTTGGACGACCCGCCCCCGATTACAGCGATACCAGTAACACCAGCGTTGTCCTCCACCTTGCCACCGCTGACGCTGACTTAGACTTTCTCCGCCTTGTCGTCGAAGAAGAAAACCGCCAACGCAAACCTCTCCCCATAGATAGCCTCATTGTCCTAGCCACACTCCGCGAAGCCAAACGACTCAGCGCCGCACAACTAGCGATCGCCATCCACCGCACTCCGTCCCAAGCTCGGAAAACTCTCGAAGTTCTCAACGAACTCGGTCTGATCCAAGCTCACGGAGCAAATCGTAGCCGTAACTACACCCTTGCCCCTAGCGTCTATCAAGCCATCGGCCACAAAGCCGAATATACCCGTCAAGTGGGTTTCTCAAATCTTCAAAACGAGCAATTAGTTCTGAACTACACGGCACAACATGGTCAAATCAAGCGATCGGATGTCATGGAGCTTTGCCGACTGACTAAAGATCGAGCGTCCCGATTGCTGAAAAAATTGCGCGATCGCGGTCATCTCGTACAATACGGCAAGTTACGAGGAACTTTTTACAAGCTCCCACCCGATTAG